AATCCTGCTAGCTCGACGATCTCAGGACCCAGTTCCCCTCAGGAAAACCAACCAACTCGTTTGGTCGTCAACGAAGGGTCGAGTTACAGGAAAACATTCTCATCCTATTCCGTACGCATCTTCGTCGATAGTTGTGGCTGAAAGCTGATCATTCGGCAACAGGTAAATTAAGAGAAGGCATCATCTCATCCCAGCGATACGATCATTTCTCACTCGAAGTTTACGAAACATCCCTATACCTCTCCTGCATCTTCCATTCCCCAACACAAACCACCTCCATCATCGGACACCTCCTTCCGGACTTATATGACAAAATACCCGCGCCGCATCGAAATCTCGTACCTTCGATTTTGATATCACTGTTACATGAACTGGTAGGGGGATACCCTTCGAACGCGGGATTTCAACGAACCTTAAAGGCCATCGGAAGGTTGGATCAGTCATCAGAAGCGTATAGATGGATAACGGACCTTAGTGCAAGTCTTCGAACACGGAACTACACCCGATTCGAAACCCTCACGCGATACGAAGCATTCGTTCAGTTACTTTCCGATGAAGGAACGCAGATGAATCTGAAAAGCCAAGCCGTGATATCCCTCATCAACACCCTACGTACGAAAACGCGAGAGACAACATGGTCGATATTGAGATCTGCCTATCGTGAGTTGTCTTGTCATGAGGAATCGGGGACTAGACCGTGGTTGGTACGGTCGTTGGCGCTGGGAAATATAGATGCAGAGCAGTCGGATAAAGGATTGGATGAATGGTTGGAGGAGAAAAGCGGATTGGGGGATGCCCATAGGAAGGAAGGTGTACAACATCGTTGGGTATTGGTTAGAGTGCGTAGATGAATTACATCTGTTTACCTCCCGTCTAGTATCTACAACAGTCTTATGTGTAATGCGCGGTTAATTGATCGTCACTTTATTCATGAGTTCTGCGAGGTCGTCTGCTTCGTCTTTGACTGCACCGAATTCCTTCTTGAGCACGGCCTCCTCGATGTGTGCGTCCCGTTTCGCCTCTGCATCAATGgctgcttcttcctcttcttcctcctcttcctcctcctcgtcgtTAATATGAAGTTTCCCTCCCCTCCGCTTCATATGTGTACCAATATCTGCCAAATTGACGTCATCCTCCTCAACATCATTCCACTGAAGCTCCAACACCGTCAAGCTCTTCAAAGGCCCCTGTATACTCTCGTTAATTCTGGCAAACGTCTCTGCCTCCAGATTATTATTCTGCAACTGTAACGTCTTCAACTTCCGATTCGACCCAGATGCGAGTGCCTCGATTAATGACGGTACCTCTCCGTCGCCTGACAATACGCAATCTGAGAGGTTGAGCGTTTCGAGCTCCGGCCAAGAAGCTAACGCGTCTGACCATGCTTGAACGCCTGTTAACGCGCCTTCGAAAGTGAAGGTGTTGTCTTGTAGATCGATATACTTTAGATCACGGTTTTTTGACAACCCTTTCGCAATTTCGGTAATTCCATCCATGCGAATGCCATTTTGAGGCATTCTCACTTCCACAAGACCCTGATGAGCCGCAAAGGCCTCAGCCCAAGCACTGGCAGAACCGTCTTCCAATCTGTTCCGCCCACATATGAAAGTTCGTAAGTTCGATTTTTTACCTTCAGCTGCGGAAATTGTGGCAGATTTCAAGAGGGCGTTTGCGAGAACGGTTCCGCCTGCGGGGCCTAAACCGTTGTTGTTGAGTTTTAAGATTTGGAAGGATCGGTTGTGTGTGAGGAAAGGAACCATGGGATCTACGGATCTACCACCGAAAGCATTGTCGCTTAGGTCGATTTCGATAAGGGAGGATTTGTCGATGAGGGAATCGCAGATAGCGGTCAGGGCGGCAGGGATTTCAGTGATGAGGCGACCTGTGAAGATGTCTGCAAAGTCGGCAATCTGCGAGGAGAATAGGATGTCGGGGTGGGGAATACACTAAGGTGATTGGGAACGCACTTTGAGATTTGTGGCTTTCTTCAGGAAATCAGCCAATTCTAGGGCTGCGTCTACGCCAATTGTGTTTCCACCTAAATGAATTTCTTCGGTTTTGAGTGGATCGACACTGTTTAGGTGTTGTGCCATGTCGGCTCGAGTATCGAGTTTGAGCCCACGGCCATCAAGAGAGAACGTCGCCATAACGTGAAATGAAGCAAGAAAAAACGCACAATTGTTGAAGATGGGCGCCAATTAGTCGAACCAGGACTAGCCACCCTAACCCTAGCTGTGCTCACCATCAGCCAACATGGCTTTTTGCATTCTCAGACCACTAATTCGGGGACAGGCGATTCTTCAAGTGAACTGATCATTCCTTTGATTGTCATCTATCATTGAATGACGGGGCCCGCGACTGTGGTCTGCTGAGCTCGACGTAATGGACATCTCTGGGAAACCATCTGTGCCATGCGGAAACTCGTCCAGATTCTCAACTTCTTGTGGAAACTTGGAATCAAGAGGTTACAAAAGGATTCAATGAGCTTCTCTCCGGTTTCAAGCTCGCCATGAAGTACAATCCTTTCACCAAActgttcctcatcctcgctaCAAGCAGTCATGCTGCTGCATCAGCTATCCTCTTTCCATTGTATATTTATCCTTTCCAAGATGTGCCCTGTGGCGGTTGGACCGATGTGATCGACACGTACGTAGATATCTGCTAGCTTCTCCAGCAAGGAACTCACTTACATTCCCAGAGTCAAAGCCAACCCCAACCTCCCCTTCCATCTCGTCATCAACCCAGACAGCGGTCCTGGAGGTCTCGCTAACTCTCAACCCAACTCTGACTGGACGGGTTGTATCCCCCAACTCAAAAGTGCAAACGTCAAACTCTTCGGATACGTCCATACGACTAATGGTTCTCAACCTCAATCTGCGGTCAACGCAAACGTCACCACTTATGCAGGGTGGTCTGCAAGCTATCGACCTCACGGGATTTTCTTTGACGAGTCTCCTGTAACTGCGGGAGCGAATTTGACGTACATGCAGGCCTTGGTGGGACATGCAAGGTCCTTGTTTGGGACGAGCTCTCCAGTATGATGAATTTTCTTTTGATCTTCAATGATACGTCTAACTAGTAGCAAGGTCATATTGAACCCAGGACGTGCTACGGATCCAGGATATTACAGCTTCGCGAATCTGATCCTCAGTGCTGAAAATTTCTACTCTGCTTTCAGCACGAGCCAACTCTCATTCAGCACCTCCACACCTGCTTCCAAACAAGCCGTCGTTTTACACCACGGCCCTGCTGTCACGGACTCCAACCTCGTCCGAGAGTTGGTTTCTACAGACAAGATCGGAGCCATCTTTTTGACGAGTCAAGAGTATACGACGATTCCTCCGGATTGGAATAATTTTGTTAATTTGGTTCAGGCTGATAGTCAATAAGGTTGTTTTACAAATTACGACAAGAATGTTGTAAAGTTGTGAAATACATATGCAAGTTTTGATCGAGTCTTGAGCTCATGTAGCCTGCCGACTACAGTCCACGATATATACATATGTATATTAGCTATGTACTTGTTAGACGCAAAGAACTTTCGGCTATTAAGTACAAGTCATAGGCGAGCGTAGGCGCTGGTGAAGCGTGCGTGTGACAGTGCATGTGACATCAGGTCCTGAACCTGTGACAAGACGCGTCGCGTTAAGTCACACGTCCACCCTCCACCACACTGCTCAATATGCACAGCAGCCGATTTCAAGGATAGAGGTTTCTCGAGCCAACTTGAATCAAAAATCGAGAAATGTTCTCGGATTTTGAATCAACCGCCGGCAGTGACTTTAGAAGAACCACTGAGTCTGGGCCCCCAGCTCAGTCAACTTCGGGCACACCGATGTCTGAATCTTCGAAGCTACAAATCGACGCGTGTTATCGGTTAGTGCTTTATTAATACCTTCTGCAGTCCTACATCTGTCTAATTTACCTCTAATCCTCGATGTTTTTAGCGTCTTGCTTGAAAGTTCGTTCTCCTCTCCCCACATCATCTAAATCAACTGCTCGAGTATTAACCCCATATCAATAATGAAGCATTTGGCCATCCAAGCTATAAAGGGAAACAGAAGGAGATTGTCGAGGCGGCTGTTCTCGGTGAGCATCCGTGGGTTGTCCTGTAAAGAGCGTGAAACTTACTTGGTCTTCCAGGATACGACGTTTTCGTTCTAGCTCCTACAGGCATGGGCAAGGCAAGCAATTGATTCCACAACCGCAATCACCCCTAAGAAAACCTTCATTATCCAGAGTTTATGCTTCCAAATCCCCGCTGCTTCTGCCAAAGTAAAGATTCCCCCTCGGTTTGTTTTACGCCCTAAATGACTGAATTATCACTTTCTCTCTATAGACGGGAATTACGATTGTCGTCTCTCCACTTTTAGCACTTATGAAGAACCGTAAGCAACCTTTCTTTTCCCCCTTTTATCCGCTTCTTTTCCCGGCGGTATTCCAGAACTCCAATCCCTTCGAGAGAAAGGTATCCCTGTCGTCTCACTCACATCTGAAACGCCGCAACACGAACGGGAACAGGTACGAATTccccctcttcctccatTTAGGTGAAAACTACAAACCATGTAATTCGTTCATCCAGGTTGTGCAAGACTTGCTGTCCGGAAATCCAAAGTATAGACTTCTCTACGGTAAAAAGCCTTTTTTTCTAGGCCATTTCAAAATAACTCAACGCGGCGCACTCGTTCTCCCAGTTACACCAGAAAGGATGGGAACAGGTGAATTCCTTCGACAGCTTCGAGTGGTCTATCAACATCAGAGGCTGAACAGACTTGTCGTGGATGAGGTATGCAGATTTTATATTCAGACGTTTTTGACCAGCCTCGATTGACCGGCACAAGGCTCATTGTATCTCGGTATGTCGCTCTTAAAGCCTTCTCGGTGTATGCGTCACGCAACTGctccttctttctgttttcagGAATGGGGTCACGGTTTTCGGGGAGACTACCGAAAACTGGGTCTGTTTCGCGAGAAATTCCCCATTGTACCAATCATGGCTCTTACTGCAACGGCTACTCCTGCGTGAGTTGGGTTTTTCCTTGACTTCTTTTGTTCAAACCCTTTCGGAGCGTCTTCAACTAAAAAAACCGTTCGACAGTGTGCAAGACGATATTGTACGCTCTTTACACATGGACAAGGAGAAGCTATTCAAGGTCACCCATCCTTTTAACAGGAGTAATCTATTTTACGAAGTTTGTCGGATTTCAGATTCTTAACTCTCGACCCACTATCCTCTAGCTAAAAAGGGTTTTGAATAGGTTAGATACGCCTCCAACCCAACCCACGGAACCCAAATGTCCGAAATCCACGATTACATCTCCACGCTCCACagacgaagaggaaaagtTTCTTCGGGGATTATATATTGTAGGACACGAGCGACGTGTAATGACCTTGCTGCGTAtttgagagggagagggatgaGTGTGAGGCCTTATCATAAGGGTATTGCGTGAGTTGTCTTGCTTCTCAATCTTGGCCATACATAGGTGTGCAGTGCGCTCATTATTCTCTGTCTCTCCATTCTCTTTTCAAACCCATGAAACCAGTGCGGCTACGTTAGATAAGACGTTAGCAGAATGGACGAAACCTGGAGGGTCCGCTGAGGGAGGCATTGATGCGGTATGCTTTGACGGTCTTTTTTTAGTCAATGAAGATGGTCATCGGGATGGTTCTTTGTTTTGAAAAAATACAGGTGGTAGCTACCATTGCGTTTGGTCTAGGTATAGACAAGGGTGATGTTAGGTTCGTTGTTTTTTCATGGATACTCTGTTTTTTCCGAGCTGACGCATCTTGGAAACCCCCAAGGTATATCATTCACTATGATCTACCGAAAAGTTTCGAAGGTGTGTTTTCGTCCATTCCATGAATaagaaaaatgaaaatgacaAAACCTTTTGCTGGCGAGTTTAGGCTATTATCAGGAGACCGGTAAGTTCCTGGTTCTGCAGCTTTCAATTCCTTGCTCACTGTGCTTATTTGTCCTAAGGTCGGGCTGGTCGTAATGGATCGGTAAATGCATTCACTTCTCTTTCCAGCTCAACAAGAATCTTTTTTAACTAATGCGATCCATCCCGCTCTGAACAGCCCGCTAAATGTGTATTATACTATTGCAAGTTACCTTCTACCTTGATCACCCTTGCATCAAAATTGACACTTGTGTCTCCTCCCCGTCATCTAGCCCGTGAAGACGTGGTCCAGGTCCGACGCTGGGTTTCGGATTCACATACTCATCGAGTGATGACGGCTGAGCACGTAAACGGCCCGCCACCTAGTCAACGGTCTTTGTCTAGTTTGACAGAAGTAAGTTTTAATCTTGACTTTGACTACACTTCTTCCACTTACTGACAAGAGTTTTTGTGTTTCATCAGCTCGTGAAATTTGCGGAAAACACGGACCTCTGTCGACATGTCGTGAGTTGAAAAATCGCCAATGCGGCTGTCCCTCGCAAACTCATGAGCTTATCTGTTGCCTGTGTTAGAGCATATGTCGATACTTTGGTGAAACTATCGATACGCACGATTCCGAGGTGACCAAGACTTACTGTAATATGATGTGTGATGTAAGTTGATGACCTCTTTCCTCACCATGAATTTCCATCCCTCTCACTTCACTCGgctttgaacgtttgaaacGCGAGGTTAACAATTTTCTTGGCAAACTTTGTTCTAGGTATGTAAATATCCCGAACGGACGAGAATCCGGAAACAAGTATTATCGTCGAAAGACCTTGCCAGTAGCCAAGCATCTTTCGCACCATCTTTCGGCGGAGACGATGACGATAACGATTCCCTTGGTGGTAATATCCGCCATCGCGCAGAGGGCAAGACTGGTTGGGGAAGTCTCAACCGGGAGGGTGTGCAGTCCGTTGAGCGTGAACTCGGAAACGCCTCGTCCTCGAGGCTACGGGCTACAGGTTCTATGGCTTCATCAAAAAGAGCCGCTGTAGAGGTTCTTATTAAACCCGGAGGAGGAAGCGAGGCGAAGAAGCCAAAAGTGCGAGAGAGTTTCGCTCCCCCGTTGGGTATGccatcttttcctttcttcacgATCAATCTCTACCGGGGCTCATCAACTTGATTTCTAGTCACAAAACCCTTCAACTCGGCTTCGAGTCTTAAAAAGCCGTTCAAGTCCCCTTTCCTTAAGATGACAACGCCGTTGGAAAAGAGCAGTGTGGCCAACACGCGCACATACCAAGATCAATCGACGACGATACCTCAGCCTGAATCCCCACCGCTGCCCTTGAACTTGAATAAATTCGCTCGGCAAGCGGTTCCTACCATCATAGAGGCTAGGCACAGTGACCATGACCCCCGTTGTAGATCTCAATCACCCAAAGAATGCATAGCAACTAACACCAACCTGGATGGTTTGGAGCACCTCAAGGATATTGATGTGGAGCCCGAAGAGGCGGGTTCAACGAAGATACAGGTTTCGTTCCCTAACAACTCATCTCTTTCATCAGCTCTACTCACCTACCTTTCCTTTATCTTAACAGATAGATTCCAGACGTCAAGGCATGATGAGTCTCCTCAGAGCCCTTCATACTGCGTTCTCGCAACAATCTTCACTCTGGAGTTGGTTCGAGTCTAGTCCACCACGGGATAAGAAGAAGGCGTAAGTTTAAAAACATAATTTCCCGCCTCGTTCGAATAAAGAATTAAATTTATCTGCAACGAATGCGTTGTGTTACAGAGTTATTTTCTTCGCTCAAGTTGCTCGGGATTTGGAATATTCAGCTTTCACGTTTTGCTCTACGAGTGACGGATACCAAGAACGGATAAGGGTCAAAATACGCACTATAGCCGAGTTGGGAAACGTGGTGGCGTCTGGGCGAGATGCAACAGAGGATGAGAATATGTCCGAAGTTGTTCAGTCGGTGAAGAACGTTTTGTAGAATACTTACAACTGCAATGGTTTTATTTATGTAACGAGCCGGCGTTTCACTCTCCATCCATTTGTACTGTGTTGGGCATAACGTAGATGCGGTGAACTCCTAGTGGCGGCGGGGCATCCGTTGAAGATAAGTAAGAAGGTATGTCTACAAATAACAAAGGAGGCGGTACATGTGACGATAAAGAAGATGAGTAGATGAGTATTGTAGTGGTAATATAGATTGGAACAAATCATTTCACAGTCGCGTAAAAAAATGGGTTTGAACGAAGGGTTGACTTTTGTCGGAGGGCTTCTCATACTTGACTCCGTAATAGCGAACCTTTCGCAAATATGTCACCGTCTGCAACTTGCACGAGTGGTTGGATTGGCGCCCTTCTCTTTGTCGTAAGTGCCCTACCTAGTCCTCCACCGTTTTGAGAAGCAGACATCGGGGTAGCTTGTAAGGGCGGAGAGGCGAAAAGGACGTTTCGCTCCTGGTACAGAACGTACGACTggagagaggaggaggatatgAGAGCGATAAAGATAGAACCAAGAACATGTACTAACCCTAGCGATCCTTATCCTTTGTACCCACTTCTCTCCTTCGCCCTCTCTACAACAAAACAGATGCATGTAGTCATTTGTATCCTCGAATAGACTCATTTTATCCGTGCTCTTGAGCCCAAAAGCGTACTCCTTAGGGATCTTGGACGGCGGATTGGTAAAGTGATAGACATCAAAGTTCGAGAGACTGCAAAGCAGGACCTGGTCTTTGCACTATAAACGAGTAAGTCACAACTCGACACGAGACCCCAAACTGTAGAATAAAGACCCACATTATCCCTCTTACTGATGAACAAGCAGTGATCTCTCAGCACCAACCACCGCTTGTTCCACTTTCCTCTCCGAACTTCATACTCGAGGTATCCGGAATACGTAGGGGCCGACGGCGGTATTTCCTACACAAGCTTGTCAGTACGACAGTAACGGAAGGTGAAGGTTGTCATTAATCTCACCTCCCG
This genomic window from Marasmius oreades isolate 03SP1 chromosome 8, whole genome shotgun sequence contains:
- a CDS encoding uncharacterized protein (BUSCO:EOG09260KNI), with the protein product MATFSLDGRGLKLDTRADMAQHLNSVDPLKTEEIHLGGNTIGVDAALELADFLKKATNLKIADFADIFTGRLITEIPAALTAICDSLIDKSSLIEIDLSDNAFGGRSVDPMVPFLTHNRSFQILKLNNNGLGPAGGTVLANALLKSATISAAEGKKSNLRTFICGRNRLEDGSASAWAEAFAAHQGLVEVRMPQNGIRMDGITEIAKGLSKNRDLKYIDLQDNTFTFEGALTGVQAWSDALASWPELETLNLSDCVLSGDGEVPSLIEALASGSNRKLKTLQLQNNNLEAETFARINESIQGPLKSLTVLELQWNDVEEDDVNLADIGTHMKRRGGKLHINDEEEEEEEEEEEAAIDAEAKRDAHIEEAVLKKEFGAVKDEADDLAELMNKVTIN
- a CDS encoding uncharacterized protein (CAZy:GH135) — encoded protein: MKYNPFTKLFLILATSSHAAASAILFPLYIYPFQDVPCGGWTDVIDTVKANPNLPFHLVINPDSGPGGLANSQPNSDWTGCIPQLKSANVKLFGYVHTTNGSQPQSAVNANVTTYAGWSASYRPHGIFFDESPVTAGANLTYMQALVGHARSLFGTSSPVILNPGRATDPGYYSFANLILSAENFYSAFSTSQLSFSTSTPASKQAVVLHHGPAVTDSNLVRELVSTDKIGAIFLTSQEYTTIPPDWNNFVNLVQADSQ